Proteins encoded in a region of the Marmota flaviventris isolate mMarFla1 chromosome 3, mMarFla1.hap1, whole genome shotgun sequence genome:
- the Stmn4 gene encoding stathmin-4 isoform X7: MTLAADTVDLNWCVISDMEVIELNKCTSGQSFEVILKPPSFDGVPEFNASLPRRRDPSLEEIQKKLEAAEERRKYQEAELLKHLAEKREHEREVIQKAIEENNNFIKMAKEKLAQKMESNKENREAHLAAMLERLQEKDKHAEEVRKNKELKEEASR, encoded by the exons ATGACCCTCGCAG CAGACACAGTGGACCTGAACTGGTGCGTCATCTCGGACATGGAAGTCATTGAACTGAACAAATGCACCTCGGGCCAGTCCTTCGAGGTCATCCTGAAGCCACCTTCCTTTGATGGGGTGCCCGAGTTCAATGCCTCCCTTCCCCGGCGGCGAGACCCATCACTGGAAGAGATCCAGAAGAAACTAGAAGCGGCCGAGGAACGAAGGAAG TACCAGGAAGCTGAACTCCTGAAGCACCTAGCAGAGAAACGAGAGCATGAGCGAGAGGTGATCCAAAAAGCCATTGAGGAAAACAACAACTTCATCAAGATGGCGAAGGAAAAACTGGCCCAGAAGATGGAATCCAATAAGGAGAACCGGGAGGCCCACCTTGCCGCCATGTTGGAACGGCTGCAAGAGAAG gACAAGCACGCGGAGGAGGTGCGGAAAAACAAGGAGCTGAAGGAAGAGGCCTCCAGGTAA
- the Stmn4 gene encoding stathmin-4 isoform X3, translating to MTLAAYKEKMKELPLVSLFCSCFLADPLNKSSYKYEADTVDLNWCVISDMEVIELNKCTSGQSFEVILKPPSFDGVPEFNASLPRRRDPSLEEIQKKLEAAEERRKYQEAELLKHLAEKREHEREVIQKAIEENNNFIKMAKEKLAQKMESNKENREAHLAAMLERLQEKDKHAEEVRKNKELKEEASR from the exons ATGACCCTCGCAG CCTACAAGGAGAAGATGAAGGAGCTCCCATTGGTGTCCCTGTTCtgctcctgcttcctggctgacCCTCTGAATAAGTCATCTTACAAATATGAAG CAGACACAGTGGACCTGAACTGGTGCGTCATCTCGGACATGGAAGTCATTGAACTGAACAAATGCACCTCGGGCCAGTCCTTCGAGGTCATCCTGAAGCCACCTTCCTTTGATGGGGTGCCCGAGTTCAATGCCTCCCTTCCCCGGCGGCGAGACCCATCACTGGAAGAGATCCAGAAGAAACTAGAAGCGGCCGAGGAACGAAGGAAG TACCAGGAAGCTGAACTCCTGAAGCACCTAGCAGAGAAACGAGAGCATGAGCGAGAGGTGATCCAAAAAGCCATTGAGGAAAACAACAACTTCATCAAGATGGCGAAGGAAAAACTGGCCCAGAAGATGGAATCCAATAAGGAGAACCGGGAGGCCCACCTTGCCGCCATGTTGGAACGGCTGCAAGAGAAG gACAAGCACGCGGAGGAGGTGCGGAAAAACAAGGAGCTGAAGGAAGAGGCCTCCAGGTAA
- the Stmn4 gene encoding stathmin-4 isoform X5, with amino-acid sequence MTLAAYKEKMKELPLVSLFCSCFLADPLNKSSYKYEADTVDLNWCVISDMEVIELNKCTSGQSFEVILKPPSFDGVPEFNASLPRRRDPSLEEIQKKLEAAEERRKYQEAELLKHLAEKREHEREVIQKAIEENNNFIKMAKEKLAQKMESNKENREAHLAAMLERLQEKEPPAAR; translated from the exons ATGACCCTCGCAG CCTACAAGGAGAAGATGAAGGAGCTCCCATTGGTGTCCCTGTTCtgctcctgcttcctggctgacCCTCTGAATAAGTCATCTTACAAATATGAAG CAGACACAGTGGACCTGAACTGGTGCGTCATCTCGGACATGGAAGTCATTGAACTGAACAAATGCACCTCGGGCCAGTCCTTCGAGGTCATCCTGAAGCCACCTTCCTTTGATGGGGTGCCCGAGTTCAATGCCTCCCTTCCCCGGCGGCGAGACCCATCACTGGAAGAGATCCAGAAGAAACTAGAAGCGGCCGAGGAACGAAGGAAG TACCAGGAAGCTGAACTCCTGAAGCACCTAGCAGAGAAACGAGAGCATGAGCGAGAGGTGATCCAAAAAGCCATTGAGGAAAACAACAACTTCATCAAGATGGCGAAGGAAAAACTGGCCCAGAAGATGGAATCCAATAAGGAGAACCGGGAGGCCCACCTTGCCGCCATGTTGGAACGGCTGCAAGAGAAG GAGCCGCCTGCTGCCCGGTGA
- the Stmn4 gene encoding stathmin-4 isoform X2 has translation MTLAAYKEKMKELPLVSLFCSCFLADPLNKSSYKYEGWCGRQCRRKGQSQRKDSADWTERREQADTVDLNWCVISDMEVIELNKCTSGQSFEVILKPPSFDGVPEFNASLPRRRDPSLEEIQKKLEAAEERRKYQEAELLKHLAEKREHEREVIQKAIEENNNFIKMAKEKLAQKMESNKENREAHLAAMLERLQEKEPPAAR, from the exons ATGACCCTCGCAG CCTACAAGGAGAAGATGAAGGAGCTCCCATTGGTGTCCCTGTTCtgctcctgcttcctggctgacCCTCTGAATAAGTCATCTTACAAATATGAAG GCTGGTGTGGGAGACAGTGTAGGAGGAAAGGTCAAAGCCAGCGGAAAGACAGTGCTGACTGGACAGAAAGAAGAGAACAGG CAGACACAGTGGACCTGAACTGGTGCGTCATCTCGGACATGGAAGTCATTGAACTGAACAAATGCACCTCGGGCCAGTCCTTCGAGGTCATCCTGAAGCCACCTTCCTTTGATGGGGTGCCCGAGTTCAATGCCTCCCTTCCCCGGCGGCGAGACCCATCACTGGAAGAGATCCAGAAGAAACTAGAAGCGGCCGAGGAACGAAGGAAG TACCAGGAAGCTGAACTCCTGAAGCACCTAGCAGAGAAACGAGAGCATGAGCGAGAGGTGATCCAAAAAGCCATTGAGGAAAACAACAACTTCATCAAGATGGCGAAGGAAAAACTGGCCCAGAAGATGGAATCCAATAAGGAGAACCGGGAGGCCCACCTTGCCGCCATGTTGGAACGGCTGCAAGAGAAG GAGCCGCCTGCTGCCCGGTGA
- the Stmn4 gene encoding stathmin-4 isoform X1 codes for MTLAAYKEKMKELPLVSLFCSCFLADPLNKSSYKYEGWCGRQCRRKGQSQRKDSADWTERREQADTVDLNWCVISDMEVIELNKCTSGQSFEVILKPPSFDGVPEFNASLPRRRDPSLEEIQKKLEAAEERRKYQEAELLKHLAEKREHEREVIQKAIEENNNFIKMAKEKLAQKMESNKENREAHLAAMLERLQEKDKHAEEVRKNKELKEEASR; via the exons ATGACCCTCGCAG CCTACAAGGAGAAGATGAAGGAGCTCCCATTGGTGTCCCTGTTCtgctcctgcttcctggctgacCCTCTGAATAAGTCATCTTACAAATATGAAG GCTGGTGTGGGAGACAGTGTAGGAGGAAAGGTCAAAGCCAGCGGAAAGACAGTGCTGACTGGACAGAAAGAAGAGAACAGG CAGACACAGTGGACCTGAACTGGTGCGTCATCTCGGACATGGAAGTCATTGAACTGAACAAATGCACCTCGGGCCAGTCCTTCGAGGTCATCCTGAAGCCACCTTCCTTTGATGGGGTGCCCGAGTTCAATGCCTCCCTTCCCCGGCGGCGAGACCCATCACTGGAAGAGATCCAGAAGAAACTAGAAGCGGCCGAGGAACGAAGGAAG TACCAGGAAGCTGAACTCCTGAAGCACCTAGCAGAGAAACGAGAGCATGAGCGAGAGGTGATCCAAAAAGCCATTGAGGAAAACAACAACTTCATCAAGATGGCGAAGGAAAAACTGGCCCAGAAGATGGAATCCAATAAGGAGAACCGGGAGGCCCACCTTGCCGCCATGTTGGAACGGCTGCAAGAGAAG gACAAGCACGCGGAGGAGGTGCGGAAAAACAAGGAGCTGAAGGAAGAGGCCTCCAGGTAA
- the Stmn4 gene encoding stathmin-4 isoform X6 → MTLAAYKEKMKELPLVSLFCSCFLADPLNKSSYKYEDTVDLNWCVISDMEVIELNKCTSGQSFEVILKPPSFDGVPEFNASLPRRRDPSLEEIQKKLEAAEERRKYQEAELLKHLAEKREHEREVIQKAIEENNNFIKMAKEKLAQKMESNKENREAHLAAMLERLQEKEPPAAR, encoded by the exons ATGACCCTCGCAG CCTACAAGGAGAAGATGAAGGAGCTCCCATTGGTGTCCCTGTTCtgctcctgcttcctggctgacCCTCTGAATAAGTCATCTTACAAATATGAAG ACACAGTGGACCTGAACTGGTGCGTCATCTCGGACATGGAAGTCATTGAACTGAACAAATGCACCTCGGGCCAGTCCTTCGAGGTCATCCTGAAGCCACCTTCCTTTGATGGGGTGCCCGAGTTCAATGCCTCCCTTCCCCGGCGGCGAGACCCATCACTGGAAGAGATCCAGAAGAAACTAGAAGCGGCCGAGGAACGAAGGAAG TACCAGGAAGCTGAACTCCTGAAGCACCTAGCAGAGAAACGAGAGCATGAGCGAGAGGTGATCCAAAAAGCCATTGAGGAAAACAACAACTTCATCAAGATGGCGAAGGAAAAACTGGCCCAGAAGATGGAATCCAATAAGGAGAACCGGGAGGCCCACCTTGCCGCCATGTTGGAACGGCTGCAAGAGAAG GAGCCGCCTGCTGCCCGGTGA
- the Stmn4 gene encoding stathmin-4 isoform X4: protein MTLAAYKEKMKELPLVSLFCSCFLADPLNKSSYKYEDTVDLNWCVISDMEVIELNKCTSGQSFEVILKPPSFDGVPEFNASLPRRRDPSLEEIQKKLEAAEERRKYQEAELLKHLAEKREHEREVIQKAIEENNNFIKMAKEKLAQKMESNKENREAHLAAMLERLQEKDKHAEEVRKNKELKEEASR, encoded by the exons ATGACCCTCGCAG CCTACAAGGAGAAGATGAAGGAGCTCCCATTGGTGTCCCTGTTCtgctcctgcttcctggctgacCCTCTGAATAAGTCATCTTACAAATATGAAG ACACAGTGGACCTGAACTGGTGCGTCATCTCGGACATGGAAGTCATTGAACTGAACAAATGCACCTCGGGCCAGTCCTTCGAGGTCATCCTGAAGCCACCTTCCTTTGATGGGGTGCCCGAGTTCAATGCCTCCCTTCCCCGGCGGCGAGACCCATCACTGGAAGAGATCCAGAAGAAACTAGAAGCGGCCGAGGAACGAAGGAAG TACCAGGAAGCTGAACTCCTGAAGCACCTAGCAGAGAAACGAGAGCATGAGCGAGAGGTGATCCAAAAAGCCATTGAGGAAAACAACAACTTCATCAAGATGGCGAAGGAAAAACTGGCCCAGAAGATGGAATCCAATAAGGAGAACCGGGAGGCCCACCTTGCCGCCATGTTGGAACGGCTGCAAGAGAAG gACAAGCACGCGGAGGAGGTGCGGAAAAACAAGGAGCTGAAGGAAGAGGCCTCCAGGTAA